A region of the Pirellulales bacterium genome:
TCGATGCCGCGTTTCTCCCATTGGTCATGGCCAAATTGACCAGCCGTGCCCGCCCCTGTTGCCGATCGTCCCAGGCCACGGTCAGGCCCAGCCGCTGCGCCAAGGCGACCGCATCGATCGGCGTCTTATCGCACCGTACGCTCCGCAGCGCACGGCGGGCCACTATATCTAGCGCTCCCGCTAATTCTTCCCGCGAAATTTCCGGCAGCATGACGGCACCCAGTTAGTGTACATATGTTTATATCATGCGGGTCGGTCCCTGTCAAGCAATTGGTAAGCCGCCGGTTAGGCAGGCGAATTCGTTTTGAGCGGTCCACTCGTCAGCGCGCTGGGTTTCGGATAAGATGAAGAACCTGAACATTGCGCTCCATCATTCACTGATAAAGGCCCCCATTTGTCCGCCATAGCCGAAAAACCCGCCCAAACCAATTGCAAAGGCACCTACGCTTTTGTCAGCCTCGGCTGCCCCAAAAACCTGGTCGATAGCGAACGCATGCTGGGCCTGCTGCAGCTCGATGGCTACCGCCTGGTGCACGAACCGCAGGGGGCAGATTTCGTCGTCGTCAACACGTGTGGCTTTATCGAGCGGGCCCGCGAAGAATCGTATTCCACCATTCACGAAATGCTGGAACTGAAGCGGAGTGGCGATATCCGGGGCGTCATTGTTTCTGGCTGCCTGGCGGAGCGCGAAAAAGAAGTGCTGCTGGAAAAATGCCCGGAGGTAGATTACATCGTCGGCGTGTTTGGCCGCGAGCAGGTAACGCAAGTGGCCGATCGTTTGGTCGGCCGGCTGGCGGAGCAACGCAGCGTGTTCCGGCCGGCGCCT
Encoded here:
- a CDS encoding radical SAM protein encodes the protein MSAIAEKPAQTNCKGTYAFVSLGCPKNLVDSERMLGLLQLDGYRLVHEPQGADFVVVNTCGFIERAREESYSTIHEMLELKRSGDIRGVIVSGCLAEREKEVLLEKCPEVDYIVGVFGREQVTQVADRLVGRLAEQRSVFRPAPSRPFSDRSRLRITPRHFAYLKISEGCDRLCTFCAIPKMRGKHATKPMEEVLEEAAELAADGVRELIIVAQDTTYYGLDLYGQPRLAELLRKLVKVPGLDW